In Anthonomus grandis grandis chromosome 6, icAntGran1.3, whole genome shotgun sequence, one DNA window encodes the following:
- the LOC126737631 gene encoding uncharacterized protein LOC126737631, with product MSSRGKYGKWSTEDLSSAISAFRNGSYGHNECARLFKVPKVTLKRHLEENNKRANNSIKKMGRFSVFNEEVEAELARHILIFEERMFGMGIRDVRKLAFELATRNNLKHNFNTDKRMAGKKWYYGFMSRHKEISLRQPEKTSMARAAGFSKVRDNKFYELLKKICEEDKLTTTRIFNVDETGCSTVQRQCQKILAKKGKHQIGSISSGERGANTTVVCCASAAGQFVPPMIIFKRKRFQEELSLGAPPGSIVTISDTGYISSDLFVTWLKHFIETVKPSPEAPVLLLLDGHSTHSKNLKALQIARDNGIRLLQLPSHTTHRLQPLDVGFFRAFQNVYGQCI from the coding sequence atgtcATCACGTGGTAAATACGGCAAGTGGAGCACAGAAGATTTAAGCAGTGCTATTTCCGCTTTTCGTAATGGTTCTTATGGGCATAATGAATGTGCAAGGTTGTTTAAAGTACCTAAAGTTACACTAAAAAGACATCTCGAAGAGAATAACAAACGGgcaaataattcaattaaaaaaatgggcaGGTTTAGTGTATTTAATGAAGAAGTTGAAGCAGAATTGGCTaggcatattttgattttcgaAGAGCGAATGTTCGGGATGGGCATACGAGACGTCCGCAAACTGGCATTTGAATTGGCAACAAGAAACAATTTGAAACACAATTTCAACACAGATAAACGTATGGCAGGCAAAAAGTGGTATTATGGTTTCATGTCAAGACATAAAGAAATATCGTTACGGCAGCCGGAGAAAACATCAATGGCAAGGGCTGCAGGATTTAGCAAAGTACGAGATAATAAATTctatgaacttttaaaaaaaatctgtgaaGAGGATAAATTGACCACCACACGCATATTCAACGTCGACGAGACAGGCTGCTCAACCGTACAACGGCAATGTCAGAAAATATTAGCCAAGAAGGGAAAACATCAAATTGGGAGCATTTCTAGTGGAGAGAGGGGGGCAAATACTACTGTGGTTTGTTGTGCAAGTGCAGCAGGGCAGTTTGTACCACCCATGATAATTTTTAAGAGGAAACGTTTTCAAGAGGAACTTTCATTAGGTGCTCCGCCTGGCAGCATTGTCACTATTAGCGATACTGGATATATCAGTAGCGATCTTTTTGTGACATGGCTTAAACATTTCATTGAAACAGTTAAGCCAAGCCCTGAGGCCcctgttttgttattgttggaCGGCCACAGCACCCACAGCAAAAACCTAAAAGCTCTACAAATTGCCAGGGATAATGGAATTAGGTTGTTGCAGTTACCAAGTCACACAACACACAGACTCCAACCGTTGGATGTTGGATTCTTCAGAGCCTTTCAAAATGTTTATGGacaatgcatttaa